In a single window of the candidate division Zixibacteria bacterium HGW-Zixibacteria-1 genome:
- a CDS encoding diaminopropionate ammonia-lyase — protein sequence MRLIDAVLNKRARIGIGREQIPPNLSVAAAEEALSFHGIIPQYYPTPLLKLSAASSKMQVLEVLIKDESKRFGLNSFKVLGGIYAIAKYIYSRIEDHPARLDFAYIQSESVRRQLGTITFATATDGNHGLGVARTAQILGHKAVVFMPAGTVPARIRAIEETGAEVKLTKANYDDTVALAAETASKKGWVLIQDTAFEGYQNIPEWIMQGYLTIIYEALVQMKTIGLDKPTHIFLQAGVGSMAAAVLGYLVSKYGELYPYTAIVEPHHAACFYDSFVIGDGEPYRAKGDLKTIMAGLSCGEPNPLAWDIINDYADICLACDDAVAVEGMRLLADPSGKDPKIISGESGAVTAGLLWLLTRDNQYADIRDMMKIDTKSVILLINTEGATDPDNYRKIVQDNKL from the coding sequence ATGAGGCTTATTGACGCGGTATTGAATAAACGCGCCCGGATCGGAATCGGCAGGGAGCAGATTCCCCCGAATTTGTCGGTCGCTGCGGCCGAGGAAGCTCTCAGCTTTCATGGAATTATCCCGCAGTATTACCCCACACCGCTTTTAAAACTAAGTGCGGCTTCCTCCAAAATGCAGGTTTTGGAAGTTCTTATTAAGGATGAATCCAAAAGATTCGGCTTGAATTCATTCAAGGTGCTCGGCGGGATTTATGCCATAGCGAAATATATTTATTCACGAATCGAAGATCATCCGGCCAGGCTCGATTTTGCTTACATTCAATCCGAATCTGTCCGCCGGCAACTGGGGACCATAACTTTCGCCACCGCCACCGATGGCAACCATGGGCTGGGTGTTGCCCGGACCGCGCAAATTCTGGGACATAAGGCAGTGGTGTTTATGCCGGCCGGGACGGTTCCGGCCAGAATAAGAGCGATCGAGGAAACCGGTGCCGAAGTGAAATTGACTAAGGCGAATTATGATGACACGGTGGCGCTTGCCGCGGAAACGGCCTCCAAAAAAGGGTGGGTGCTGATTCAGGATACCGCTTTTGAAGGCTACCAGAATATCCCCGAATGGATCATGCAGGGTTATCTGACTATAATCTATGAAGCTCTGGTGCAAATGAAGACCATTGGGCTTGATAAACCGACCCATATTTTTTTACAGGCTGGCGTCGGTTCGATGGCGGCGGCGGTCCTGGGATATCTGGTCTCGAAATACGGCGAATTATATCCCTATACGGCGATCGTCGAGCCGCATCATGCCGCCTGTTTTTATGATTCTTTTGTCATAGGTGACGGCGAACCATACCGGGCCAAAGGTGATTTGAAGACGATTATGGCCGGGCTGTCATGCGGTGAACCCAATCCGCTGGCCTGGGATATTATAAACGATTACGCCGATATTTGTCTGGCCTGTGATGATGCGGTGGCGGTCGAAGGCATGCGGCTTTTGGCCGACCCTTCAGGCAAAGATCCCAAAATTATTTCCGGTGAATCAGGGGCGGTAACCGCCGGTCTGTTGTGGCTGCTGACGAGGGATAATCAATATGCGGATATCCGGGACATGATGAAGATCGACACGAAGTCGGTTATCCTGCTAATCAATACCGAAGGCGCCACCGACCCGGACAATTATCGGAAGATTGTCCAGGACAACAAGTTATAA
- a CDS encoding DUF2914 domain-containing protein, whose amino-acid sequence MPVIMVEAQVCSAIEERMPSGMADSFMPDVGEVYLWCKVTGCMDTTVIHHVWYRNGEQMADVELPVRSSSWRTWSSKQILPSWTGNWEVKITDAGGKEMKVVPFKIAAAE is encoded by the coding sequence ATGCCGGTCATAATGGTCGAGGCTCAGGTTTGCAGTGCTATCGAGGAGCGGATGCCGAGCGGCATGGCCGACAGTTTTATGCCTGATGTCGGCGAAGTGTACCTGTGGTGCAAGGTAACCGGCTGTATGGATACGACCGTCATTCATCATGTCTGGTATCGTAACGGCGAGCAGATGGCCGATGTCGAGCTTCCGGTCCGCAGCTCATCCTGGCGCACCTGGAGCAGTAAACAGATACTGCCGTCATGGACAGGCAACTGGGAGGTCAAGATTACCGATGCCGGCGGCAAAGAGATGAAAGTAGTACCTTTCAAAATCGCCGCCGCGGAATAA